The following coding sequences are from one Salvia hispanica cultivar TCC Black 2014 chromosome 3, UniMelb_Shisp_WGS_1.0, whole genome shotgun sequence window:
- the LOC125212272 gene encoding probable magnesium transporter NIPA9: MWESICLTIAATAGNNIGKVLQKKGTLILPPLSFKLKVIRAYASNSAWIIGFLMDIFGAVLMLLALSQAPVSVIQPVSGCGLAILSVFSHFYLKEIMNAIDWIGIALAGIGTIGVGAGGEEQKAPSISIIYLPWLVFLVALVFVLLNGWLRVYRRQRREQELMQYEVVEEIIYGLESGILFGIASVISKMGFLFLEQGSSKLLLPICVSISIMCSGSGFVCQTRGLKHGRAIVVSTCAAVASIVTGVLAGMFALGEQLPSAPTSRLMLLLGWLFIILGVILLVSSSRLMRHLPRPWRRFARSGVERSFGLRQSSSTRGRDTNPSTVIQANTLHHLIPPPAKAKP, translated from the exons ATGTGGGAATCGATTTGCTTAACGATTGCGGCTACCGCCGGAAACAACATTGGCAAAGTGCTTCAGAAAAAGGGcaccctaattctcccaccTCTCTCTTTCAAGCTCAAG GTGATAAGAGCATATGCTTCTAACAGTGCTTGGATAATAGGCTTCTTGATGGATATCTTTGGGGCCGTCTTGATGTTGCTCGCACTATCTCAGGCTCCT GTATCGGTGATTCAACCTGTTTCTGGCTGTGGGCTTGCTATCCTCTCggtattttctcatttttatctGAAGGAGATCATGAATGCCATTGACTGGATTGGAATTGCTTTGGCTGGTATTGGTACCATAG GTGTTGGTGCTGGAGGAGAAGAGCAAAAGGCACCGTCCATCTCGATTATCTATTTACCATGGCTGGTATTTCTTGTTGCGCTCGTGTTT GTTCTGCTTAATGGATGGCTGCGTGTGTATAGACGACAAAGAAGAGAACAGGAGTTG ATGCAATACGAAGTGGTCGAGGAGATCATTTATGGCTTGGAGTCCGGCATTCTATTTGG GATTGCATCTGTGATATCAAAGATGGGATTCCTGTTCTTGGAGCAAGGATCTTCGAAGTTGTTGCTTCCCATTTGTGTCTCAATCAGCATAATGTGCAGTGGCTCCGGATTTGTCTGCCAG ACACGTGGTTTGAAGCACGGAAGGGCAATCGTCGTGTCCACTTGTGCAGCCGTTGCCTCGATCGTGACTGGCGTGCTTGCCGGCATGTTTGCTCTTGGCGAGCAGCTGCCTTCGGCCCCAACGTCTCGCCTGATGCTTCTCCTCGGATG GCTCTTCATCATTCTCGGAGTGATCCTGCTTGTATCTTCATCGAGGCTGATGCGACACCTCCCAAGGCCTTGGAGACGCTTTGCACGAAGCGGGGTCGAAAGGAGCTTCGGCCTCAGGCAGTCGAGCTCAACCCGTGGAAGGGACACGAACCCAAGCACCGTGATCCAAGCGAACACGCTGCACCATTTGATACCGCCCCCTGCGAAAGCAAAACCTTAA